In one window of Natronospira proteinivora DNA:
- the rpsK gene encoding 30S ribosomal protein S11 — protein sequence MAKAGTRTKKKVKKTVVDGIAHVQASFNNTIVMITDRQGNALSWATSGGSGFRGSRKSTPFAAQVAADRAGQGAQDYGVKNLEVRVKGPGPGRESAVRSLNNAGFRITNITDVTPIPHNGCRPPKKRRV from the coding sequence ATGGCCAAAGCTGGCACCCGCACCAAAAAGAAGGTGAAAAAGACAGTTGTTGATGGCATCGCTCATGTTCAGGCGAGCTTCAATAACACCATCGTGATGATCACGGATCGTCAGGGCAATGCCCTATCCTGGGCCACTTCTGGTGGTTCCGGCTTCCGGGGTTCGCGTAAGAGCACCCCCTTTGCCGCCCAGGTGGCTGCCGATCGTGCCGGTCAGGGCGCTCAGGATTACGGTGTGAAGAACCTGGAAGTGCGGGTCAAGGGCCCCGGTCCTGGCCGCGAATCCGCTGTACGTTCTCTGAACAACGCCGGTTTCCGCATCACCAATATCACGGACGTGACGCCAATTCCGCATAATGGCTGCCGTCCGCCCAAGAAGCGCCGCGTGTAA
- a CDS encoding DNA-directed RNA polymerase subunit alpha, with protein MSSVGEFLKPRHIDVKEISATRARVVLEPLERGFGHTLGNALRRVLLSSMPGAAVTEAEIEGVVHEYSTVEGVEEDVLEILLNLKQVAMRMHSREEATLTVKQKGKGVVTAGDLQTDHELEIMNPDLVLANVNASGELNMQIKVRRGRGYEPASQRGSVDDESRPVGRLLVDATYSPIRRVSYSVEAARVDQRTDLDKLIIDLETNGGIDPEEAIRRAATILSDQLSVFVDLEDSEEASTEEDSQIDPVLLRPVDELELTVRSANCLKAESIHYIGDLVQRTEVELLKTPNLGKKSLTEIKDVLAQHGLSLGMKLEGWPPSSLQDKKQASA; from the coding sequence ATGTCATCTGTCGGTGAGTTTCTAAAGCCGCGTCATATTGACGTGAAAGAAATCAGCGCAACTCGCGCCCGAGTTGTCCTGGAGCCGCTGGAACGTGGTTTCGGTCATACGCTGGGTAATGCCCTGCGTAGAGTGCTGTTGTCCTCCATGCCCGGTGCTGCCGTGACCGAGGCCGAGATTGAAGGCGTGGTTCACGAGTACAGCACCGTGGAAGGTGTGGAAGAAGATGTGCTGGAAATCCTGCTGAATCTCAAGCAGGTGGCCATGCGCATGCATTCCCGCGAGGAAGCCACGCTGACGGTTAAGCAGAAGGGCAAGGGTGTGGTGACTGCGGGTGATCTGCAAACGGATCATGAGCTGGAAATCATGAACCCGGACCTGGTGCTGGCCAACGTGAACGCCAGTGGCGAGCTGAATATGCAGATCAAGGTGCGCCGGGGTCGAGGCTATGAGCCCGCTTCCCAGCGTGGCAGCGTCGACGATGAGAGTCGTCCCGTGGGCCGGCTGCTGGTGGACGCCACCTACAGCCCCATCCGTCGCGTAAGCTACAGCGTGGAAGCGGCGCGTGTGGATCAGCGGACGGACCTGGACAAGCTGATCATTGATCTGGAGACTAATGGCGGCATTGATCCGGAAGAAGCTATTCGCCGGGCGGCTACCATTCTCAGCGATCAACTGTCCGTCTTCGTGGATCTTGAAGACAGCGAAGAAGCCAGCACGGAAGAAGACAGTCAGATCGACCCGGTCCTTCTGCGTCCAGTGGATGAGCTGGAGCTGACGGTCCGTTCGGCCAACTGCCTCAAGGCAGAGAGCATCCACTACATCGGTGATCTGGTTCAACGCACCGAAGTGGAGCTGCTCAAGACGCCGAACCTGGGCAAGAAATCGCTGACCGAGATCAAGGACGTGCTGGCTCAGCACGGTTTGTCCCTCGGCATGAAGCTGGAAGGCTGGCCGCCGTCCAGCCTCCAGGACAAGAAGCAAGCCTCGGCCTAA
- the rpsD gene encoding 30S ribosomal protein S4: protein MARYIGPTCKLARREGTDLFLKSGMRPLESKCKIDSVPGQHGNRRGRLSDYGLQLREKQKLRRMYGVLERQFRKYYKEAARRKGSTGENLLTLLETRLDNVVYRMGFASTRAEARQLVSHKGILVNGELVNVPSYQVKAEDEVSVREKSQKQLRIQSALDMAKEAGFPSWIEVDEKKMTGIFKAAPDRGDILPDVNENLVVELYSK, encoded by the coding sequence ATGGCAAGATACATCGGACCAACTTGTAAACTGGCGCGTCGCGAAGGGACAGATTTGTTCCTCAAAAGCGGCATGCGCCCGCTGGAGTCCAAGTGCAAGATCGATTCTGTTCCGGGTCAGCATGGCAATCGCCGTGGTCGCCTGTCGGATTACGGTCTGCAGCTCCGGGAAAAGCAGAAGCTGCGGCGCATGTACGGCGTTCTCGAACGCCAGTTCCGCAAATATTACAAAGAAGCAGCTCGCCGTAAGGGTTCCACGGGTGAGAACCTGCTGACCCTGCTTGAGACCCGTCTTGATAACGTGGTCTATCGCATGGGTTTTGCCTCCACCCGGGCCGAAGCACGCCAGCTGGTGTCCCACAAGGGCATCCTGGTGAATGGCGAGCTGGTGAATGTGCCGTCCTACCAGGTCAAGGCAGAGGATGAAGTGAGCGTTCGGGAAAAGTCCCAGAAGCAGCTGCGTATCCAATCTGCGCTTGATATGGCCAAGGAAGCCGGTTTCCCGTCCTGGATCGAAGTGGACGAGAAGAAAATGACCGGTATTTTCAAGGCTGCCCCGGATCGCGGCGACATCCTTCCGGATGTCAACGAAAACCTGGTGGTCGAGCTTTACTCCAAGTAA
- the ggt gene encoding gamma-glutamyltransferase, with translation MFVNRLMNLSLGTALALLISSNALAWDRVETDTQLSRSDVLATGAMAATSQPLATQVALQVMRDGGNAIDAAIAANAMTALTEPTGNGIGGDLFAIVWDAESESLYGLNASGRAPKAMTRDWFEENDYDRIPQRGPLPVSVPGTIDGWFELHERFGRIGMEDVLAPTIHYAEEGFPVTEVIAYFWERNAEVLEEYENFPETFMPDGRAPRKGDIFKNPDLANTLRQVAEDGREAFYEGEIAEIIEDYMQRQGGFLTAEDMAAHESTWVDPVSTNYRGYDVWQLPPNTQGIAGLQILNILEAWDLSEYSLDDPDYVHLFTEAKKLAFEDRARFYADPDFVDVPVEELISKEYAERRRALIDEEKAATEFPAGDPRLDENDTIYLTTADSEGNMVSLIQSNYRGMGSGMTPDGLGFILQNRAEMFNLDPDHPNTLEPGKRPFHTIIPAFVTKDGEPWMSYGVMGGAMQPQAHAQIMINMIDFGMSLQGAGDAPRISHLGSSQPEGDEMKDGGTIHLESGFSRETIEALRERGHQVEVGGAGFGGYQAIMRCPESGVFYGASEPRKDGQAAGF, from the coding sequence ATGTTTGTGAATCGCTTGATGAACTTGTCTCTGGGGACCGCCCTGGCTTTACTGATCAGCAGTAATGCCCTGGCCTGGGACCGGGTGGAAACCGATACCCAGCTGAGTCGTTCCGATGTGCTGGCCACCGGGGCCATGGCGGCTACCAGTCAGCCTCTGGCCACCCAGGTGGCCCTGCAGGTGATGCGGGACGGGGGCAATGCCATTGATGCGGCCATTGCCGCCAATGCCATGACCGCCCTCACCGAGCCCACCGGCAACGGCATCGGCGGTGATCTCTTTGCCATTGTCTGGGATGCTGAATCTGAAAGCCTCTATGGCTTGAATGCCAGTGGTCGAGCGCCCAAGGCCATGACCCGGGACTGGTTTGAGGAAAACGACTACGACCGCATTCCCCAGCGCGGCCCCCTGCCGGTGTCCGTGCCCGGGACTATCGACGGCTGGTTCGAATTGCACGAGCGCTTCGGCCGTATTGGCATGGAAGACGTGCTGGCCCCCACCATCCACTATGCCGAGGAGGGGTTCCCAGTCACCGAGGTGATTGCCTATTTCTGGGAGCGCAATGCCGAGGTGCTGGAGGAATACGAGAATTTTCCAGAGACCTTCATGCCCGACGGACGCGCACCCCGCAAGGGGGATATCTTCAAGAACCCGGATCTGGCCAACACCCTTCGCCAGGTGGCGGAAGACGGCCGTGAGGCCTTCTACGAAGGCGAGATTGCCGAGATCATCGAAGACTACATGCAGCGCCAGGGTGGTTTTCTCACCGCCGAGGACATGGCCGCCCATGAATCCACCTGGGTGGATCCGGTCTCCACCAATTACCGCGGCTATGACGTCTGGCAGTTGCCGCCCAACACCCAGGGCATTGCCGGGCTGCAGATACTCAACATCCTGGAGGCCTGGGACCTGTCCGAGTACAGCCTGGACGACCCGGACTACGTCCATCTGTTCACCGAAGCCAAGAAGCTGGCCTTTGAAGATCGGGCGCGCTTCTACGCCGACCCGGATTTTGTCGATGTGCCGGTGGAAGAGCTCATCTCCAAGGAATACGCCGAACGCCGCCGTGCCCTGATCGACGAGGAAAAGGCCGCCACTGAATTCCCCGCCGGCGATCCCCGCCTGGACGAGAACGACACCATTTACCTCACCACGGCAGACTCGGAAGGCAATATGGTGTCCCTGATCCAGAGTAACTATCGCGGCATGGGTTCCGGCATGACCCCGGACGGGTTGGGTTTCATCCTTCAGAACCGGGCCGAGATGTTTAATCTGGACCCGGATCATCCCAATACCCTGGAACCCGGCAAGCGTCCCTTCCACACCATCATTCCCGCCTTCGTCACCAAGGACGGGGAGCCGTGGATGAGCTATGGCGTCATGGGCGGTGCCATGCAGCCCCAGGCCCATGCCCAGATCATGATCAATATGATCGATTTCGGCATGTCCTTGCAGGGAGCCGGGGACGCGCCCCGGATTTCCCATCTGGGCAGTTCCCAACCGGAAGGGGATGAAATGAAAGACGGCGGCACCATCCACCTGGAATCGGGTTTTTCCCGCGAGACCATAGAAGCCCTGCGTGAGCGCGGTCACCAAGTGGAAGTGGGCGGTGCCGGCTTCGGCGGTTACCAGGCCATCATGCGTTGTCCCGAGTCCGGTGTGTTTTATGGGGCCTCCGAACCCCGCAAGGATGGCCAGGCCGCGGGCTTCTAG
- the metF gene encoding methylenetetrahydrofolate reductase [NAD(P)H], with the protein MSQLPTETWTEDTESRLRVSFEFFPPKTEAMERRLWSSILALAPLNPRFVSVTYGAGGSTRERTHATVRRVLDDTDLTPAAHLTCVDASRAQVDAVAQDYWDSGVRHLVALRGDPPSAESGFRAHPDGYANAAELVAGLKKIGDFDISVAGYPEVHPEARSPQADIDYLKRKVDAGANRIITQYFFDSDTFLRWRDRVRAAGIDVPLVPGILPVSNFATVARFSEACGAHVPRWLHRLFDGLDDDPDTRQLVAATVASEQCLDLQAEGVEEFHFYTLNRAQLTKAICRMLGICPGRGAPAADSARDVTTEVHP; encoded by the coding sequence ATGAGCCAGTTACCCACCGAAACCTGGACTGAAGACACCGAGTCCCGCCTGCGGGTCTCGTTTGAATTCTTTCCGCCCAAAACCGAAGCCATGGAACGCCGGCTGTGGTCCTCCATTCTGGCGCTGGCGCCGCTGAATCCCCGCTTTGTGTCGGTGACCTACGGGGCCGGAGGCTCCACCCGGGAACGCACCCACGCCACGGTGCGCCGGGTGCTGGACGACACCGATCTGACCCCGGCGGCCCATCTCACCTGCGTGGATGCCTCCCGGGCCCAGGTGGATGCCGTGGCCCAGGACTACTGGGATTCCGGCGTGCGCCACCTGGTGGCCCTGCGGGGTGACCCGCCGTCCGCCGAGAGCGGCTTTCGGGCCCATCCCGATGGCTACGCCAATGCCGCCGAGCTGGTGGCGGGTCTGAAGAAGATCGGGGATTTCGATATCAGCGTGGCCGGCTATCCCGAGGTCCATCCGGAGGCCCGCTCGCCACAAGCCGATATCGACTACCTCAAGCGCAAGGTGGATGCCGGGGCCAATCGCATCATCACCCAGTACTTCTTCGACAGCGATACCTTTTTGCGCTGGCGGGACCGGGTCCGGGCCGCCGGCATTGATGTACCCCTGGTGCCCGGCATTCTGCCGGTGAGCAATTTCGCCACCGTGGCCCGCTTCAGCGAAGCCTGCGGGGCCCATGTACCCCGTTGGCTGCATCGTCTGTTCGACGGCCTGGACGACGACCCGGACACCCGCCAGCTGGTAGCGGCCACGGTGGCCTCGGAGCAGTGCCTGGACCTGCAGGCCGAGGGCGTCGAAGAATTTCATTTCTACACCCTCAACCGGGCCCAGCTGACCAAGGCCATTTGCCGGATGCTGGGGATCTGTCCCGGCCGGGGCGCGCCGGCGGCGGATTCGGCCCGGGACGTAACCACGGAGGTGCATCCATGA
- the rpsM gene encoding 30S ribosomal protein S13 has translation MARIAGINIPTHKHVVIALTEIYGVGRTRSQQICEAANVKPDTKVRDLTEGEIDSIRGLVGKFVVEGDLRRETAMNIKRLMDLGCNRGIRHRRGLPLRGQQTQTNARTRKGKRRPITR, from the coding sequence ATGGCCCGTATAGCAGGTATTAACATCCCGACCCACAAGCATGTGGTGATCGCGCTGACAGAGATCTACGGAGTCGGTCGTACCCGGTCCCAGCAGATCTGTGAAGCGGCCAATGTAAAGCCGGATACCAAGGTGCGTGACCTCACCGAAGGTGAGATCGACAGCATCCGTGGTTTGGTGGGCAAGTTCGTCGTGGAGGGTGATCTCCGCCGGGAAACTGCCATGAACATCAAGCGGTTGATGGATCTGGGCTGCAACCGTGGTATTCGTCACCGCCGTGGCCTGCCCCTTCGAGGGCAGCAGACCCAAACTAACGCGCGCACCCGCAAGGGTAAGCGTCGCCCCATCACCCGTTGA
- the ggt gene encoding gamma-glutamyltransferase, whose translation MDMSGRYPRESWATRSEIFSSHGMAATSQPLATQAALRVLRSGGSAVDAAIAANAVLCVVEPTGAGLGGDLFAMLWDPNEKAITGLNASGGAPTAGTRSWFEGKGHERIPDQGPLSISVPGAVGGWFALHEKHGRLPMSEVLATAVSLAEEGFPVSEVIAEEWAREGERLAEQPGFAATFLPSGRAPRKGERFRNPALARLLGQIGENGEQVFYQGPVARSMAETVQQAGGLLAEQDLAGYKAQWVEPVSVDFQGKTVWQLPPNGQGLVAAQMLKLLEPWDLKSAGFGSPDHVHLLVEAKKLAFADRARFYADPDFERVPVQGLLDEAYLNERRTLIDPTKAARSVSAGEPRLDAGDTVYLTVADESGMMVSLIQSNYMGMGSGVVPVGLGFSLQNRGALFSLQPGHPNVIAPGKRPFHTIMPGFVTRDGEPWLSFGVMGGAMQPQGQVQILLNLLVFGMNLQAAGDAPRIRHDGSAGPTGKTAPEDGGVVNLEPGFPEGTAEALSDRGHQVRVGQGHFGGYQAIAYNPVDRLWRGASEYRKDGQASGY comes from the coding sequence ATGGACATGAGTGGGCGTTATCCTCGTGAGTCCTGGGCCACGCGCTCGGAGATTTTTTCCAGTCATGGCATGGCTGCCACCAGCCAGCCCCTGGCCACCCAGGCGGCCTTGCGGGTCCTGCGGTCGGGGGGCAGTGCGGTGGATGCGGCGATTGCCGCCAATGCCGTGCTGTGTGTGGTGGAGCCCACCGGCGCCGGCCTGGGGGGTGATCTCTTTGCCATGCTTTGGGACCCCAATGAGAAGGCCATCACGGGCCTGAATGCCAGTGGCGGGGCCCCAACGGCTGGGACCCGCAGCTGGTTTGAAGGCAAGGGGCATGAGCGGATCCCGGATCAGGGCCCGCTGTCGATCAGCGTGCCGGGGGCGGTGGGCGGCTGGTTTGCCCTGCATGAAAAGCACGGCCGCCTGCCCATGAGCGAGGTCCTGGCCACGGCCGTGTCGCTGGCCGAGGAAGGCTTCCCCGTCAGCGAGGTGATTGCCGAGGAGTGGGCGCGTGAAGGCGAGCGCCTGGCCGAGCAGCCGGGCTTTGCCGCCACCTTCCTGCCCTCCGGGCGTGCCCCGCGCAAGGGCGAGCGTTTCCGCAATCCTGCCCTGGCCCGGCTTCTGGGCCAGATCGGCGAGAACGGCGAGCAGGTCTTCTACCAGGGCCCGGTGGCCCGCAGCATGGCCGAGACCGTGCAACAGGCCGGCGGCTTGCTGGCGGAACAGGATCTGGCCGGCTACAAGGCCCAGTGGGTGGAGCCGGTGAGCGTGGATTTCCAGGGCAAGACTGTTTGGCAGCTCCCGCCCAACGGTCAGGGTCTGGTGGCCGCTCAGATGCTCAAGCTGCTTGAGCCCTGGGACCTGAAATCGGCCGGCTTCGGCAGTCCCGATCACGTCCATCTGCTGGTGGAGGCCAAGAAGCTGGCCTTCGCCGACCGGGCCCGCTTCTACGCCGACCCGGATTTTGAACGGGTGCCGGTCCAGGGCCTGCTGGACGAGGCCTATCTCAATGAGCGCCGGACCCTGATCGATCCGACCAAGGCCGCTCGGAGCGTGTCCGCCGGCGAGCCCCGGCTGGATGCCGGAGATACCGTCTATCTCACCGTGGCCGACGAGAGCGGCATGATGGTCTCCCTGATCCAGAGCAACTATATGGGCATGGGTTCCGGCGTGGTGCCGGTGGGGCTGGGTTTCTCCCTGCAAAACCGGGGCGCCCTGTTCAGCCTGCAGCCGGGCCATCCCAATGTGATTGCCCCGGGCAAACGCCCCTTCCATACCATCATGCCCGGCTTTGTAACCCGCGATGGCGAACCCTGGCTCAGTTTCGGCGTCATGGGCGGGGCCATGCAGCCCCAGGGGCAGGTGCAGATTCTGCTCAACCTGCTGGTCTTCGGCATGAACCTCCAGGCCGCCGGCGATGCCCCCCGCATTCGCCACGACGGCAGCGCCGGCCCCACCGGCAAGACTGCCCCCGAGGATGGGGGCGTGGTCAATCTGGAGCCGGGCTTCCCGGAGGGCACCGCCGAGGCCTTGAGCGACCGTGGCCATCAGGTGCGTGTCGGGCAGGGCCATTTCGGCGGCTACCAGGCGATTGCCTACAATCCGGTGGACCGCCTCTGGCGGGGCGCCTCGGAATACCGCAAAGACGGCCAAGCCAGCGGCTATTGA
- the rplQ gene encoding 50S ribosomal protein L17: MRHRKAGRKLNRNSSHRKAMFRNMAASLLRHEQIKTTVPKAKELRRVVEPLITLAKDDSVAGRRRAFDRLRDRELVTKLFNELGPVYKERNGGYTRILKCGFRDGDNAPMAIVQLVGRAEPQEEEAAE; the protein is encoded by the coding sequence ATGCGTCACCGCAAGGCAGGTCGTAAACTGAATCGCAACAGCAGCCATCGCAAGGCCATGTTCCGCAATATGGCCGCGTCGCTGCTGCGTCATGAACAGATCAAAACCACGGTCCCCAAGGCCAAGGAGCTCCGCCGCGTGGTAGAGCCCCTGATTACCCTGGCCAAGGACGACAGTGTGGCTGGCCGTCGCCGGGCCTTTGACCGGCTGCGTGACCGTGAACTGGTCACCAAGCTCTTCAATGAGTTGGGCCCGGTCTACAAAGAGCGCAACGGCGGTTACACCCGCATCCTCAAATGCGGCTTCCGTGACGGCGATAACGCCCCCATGGCCATCGTGCAGTTGGTGGGTCGTGCCGAACCGCAGGAAGAAGAAGCCGCCGAGTAA